A genomic segment from Sphingomonas astaxanthinifaciens DSM 22298 encodes:
- a CDS encoding sel1 repeat family protein — protein MAISQQGAEFLIRSRLADAERGDVNALFELGVTYSTGRGGVTVDLVEAHKWFNLAALNGCTRGQACRAEISVEMTAREIAEAQKSARAWLAMTGHSGVRYAA, from the coding sequence ATGGCCATCAGCCAGCAAGGTGCCGAATTCCTGATCCGCAGCCGTCTCGCCGACGCCGAGCGCGGCGACGTCAATGCGCTGTTCGAGCTTGGCGTGACCTATTCGACCGGCCGCGGCGGGGTCACCGTCGATCTCGTCGAGGCGCACAAGTGGTTCAACCTCGCGGCCTTGAACGGCTGCACCCGCGGGCAGGCCTGCCGTGCCGAGATCAGCGTCGAGATGACCGCCCGCGAGATCGCCGAAGCGCAGAAGTCGGCGCGCGCCTGGCTCGCCATGACCGGCCACAGCGGCGTCCGCTACGCGGCCTGA
- the pal gene encoding peptidoglycan-associated lipoprotein Pal, whose protein sequence is MRKSVTVAGLALALALSACGRKPAPESTPTAPVTGTETGSEGANSDDVGLVELPGSQSALVAAAGSDTIYFGTDQSDISADAQATLRAQAKWLIANPNVRASVEGHADERGTREYNQALGEKRAQAAKQFLMAQGVPENRLLTISWGKERPVATGSDESAWAQNRRAVTVVVK, encoded by the coding sequence CACCGTTGCGGGCCTCGCCCTGGCGCTTGCCCTCAGCGCCTGCGGCCGCAAGCCCGCGCCCGAGAGCACCCCCACCGCGCCGGTCACCGGCACCGAGACCGGCTCCGAGGGCGCGAACAGCGACGATGTCGGGCTGGTCGAGCTGCCCGGCAGCCAGTCGGCGCTGGTCGCCGCGGCGGGCTCGGACACCATCTATTTCGGGACCGACCAGTCGGACATTTCGGCCGACGCGCAGGCGACGCTCCGGGCGCAGGCCAAGTGGCTGATCGCCAATCCCAATGTCCGTGCCTCGGTCGAGGGGCATGCCGACGAGCGCGGCACCCGCGAATATAATCAGGCGCTGGGCGAGAAGCGCGCCCAGGCCGCCAAGCAGTTCCTGATGGCGCAGGGGGTGCCGGAGAACCGGCTGCTGACGATCAGCTGGGGCAAGGAGCGCCCGGTCGCGACCGGCTCGGACGAAAGCGCCTGGGCGCAGAACCGCCGCGCGGTCACCGTGGTGGTCAAGTAA